The Urbifossiella limnaea genome has a window encoding:
- a CDS encoding FeoB-associated Cys-rich membrane protein, producing the protein MQLAAVIVIVSLAAGYVLRSAWRTVVGRKAGCGSGCGKCAAPVVPTVPGRISLPLA; encoded by the coding sequence ATGCAACTCGCTGCCGTGATCGTGATCGTGAGCCTGGCGGCCGGCTACGTGCTGCGGTCGGCCTGGCGGACGGTCGTGGGCCGCAAGGCCGGTTGCGGCTCGGGCTGCGGGAAGTGCGCCGCGCCGGTGGTACCGACGGTTCCCGGGCGTATCTCGCTCCCGCTTGCGTGA
- a CDS encoding DUF4175 domain-containing protein gives MTRVRSLAALAVALVAAAPSTAAPRDDLLRVVPPDAAVVGLVQNGASHAKAVMGSPFAAWFPSTPLGQSVAAGLKFGDARDGFRTALAALGTTPDEVAADVLGDAVGFAYSPAPANNPAAERMVILIRPRVPATLSRLVERLNDLQTRDGELKAVERREHGGAAYHVRRRTDGTDEFYTLRNGVFAFSRSEADVRAVIDRDRTEPTDRAPALAAKLGRLGVADAVVVVLVNPRPLDAELAAKTAAAGADERAFLGRFGEAWRALDAAAIYLTLGEGIEAGVALDFRPGELAPAARAWLTGGRAPSALWAAVPDHALGAVAVRFRAAEAVEALRAVLPEPGRAAIDSTLGSYLGPVLGRDRLPRVLEALGPDWTVWAEPPAAGAGPLPVLVGAVRLKGDADVTRAVERAVGFGFAAARVAYNAKHADQIEIDDEVTADGRVTTLSGEKAFPAGVRPAFAVKGGYLILATTPDAVRRFRPPSDAEPPAGEAVIARLSGRALGAYLGEHRDALARVLGDADAGRTFDQLMVLLEPVERADVVVRGTETGVRLAVRIRPVRPLK, from the coding sequence ATGACGCGGGTCCGCTCTCTCGCCGCGCTGGCCGTCGCGCTGGTCGCGGCCGCGCCGTCGACCGCCGCCCCGCGCGACGACCTCCTCCGCGTCGTGCCGCCGGACGCGGCCGTCGTCGGCCTGGTGCAGAACGGCGCGTCACACGCCAAGGCCGTGATGGGGTCGCCATTCGCGGCGTGGTTCCCGTCGACGCCGCTCGGCCAGTCAGTGGCTGCGGGGTTGAAGTTCGGCGACGCCCGCGACGGGTTTCGGACGGCCCTCGCCGCGCTGGGCACGACGCCGGACGAGGTGGCGGCCGACGTGCTCGGCGACGCCGTCGGCTTCGCGTACTCACCAGCCCCGGCCAACAACCCCGCTGCCGAGCGGATGGTGATCCTGATCCGCCCGCGCGTTCCGGCGACGCTGTCGCGACTGGTCGAGCGGCTGAACGACCTCCAGACGCGCGACGGGGAGCTCAAGGCGGTCGAGCGCCGCGAGCACGGCGGGGCCGCGTACCACGTCCGCCGCCGGACAGACGGTACCGACGAGTTCTACACCCTGCGGAACGGCGTGTTCGCGTTCTCGCGGTCGGAAGCCGACGTGAGGGCGGTCATCGACCGCGACCGCACCGAGCCCACCGACCGCGCCCCGGCGCTGGCGGCGAAGCTCGGCCGGCTCGGCGTCGCTGACGCGGTCGTCGTCGTGCTGGTGAACCCGCGGCCGCTCGACGCCGAACTCGCCGCCAAGACCGCTGCCGCGGGCGCGGACGAGCGGGCGTTCCTCGGGCGGTTCGGCGAGGCGTGGCGGGCGCTCGACGCGGCTGCAATCTATCTGACGCTCGGCGAAGGGATCGAGGCGGGCGTGGCGCTCGACTTCCGACCCGGCGAACTGGCGCCGGCGGCGCGGGCGTGGTTGACCGGCGGGCGCGCGCCGTCGGCGCTGTGGGCGGCCGTGCCGGACCACGCCCTCGGCGCGGTCGCAGTCCGCTTCCGGGCCGCGGAGGCGGTGGAGGCGCTGCGGGCCGTGCTGCCCGAGCCCGGGCGCGCGGCGATCGATTCGACGCTCGGCAGCTACCTCGGCCCGGTGCTGGGGCGGGACCGGTTGCCACGGGTGTTGGAAGCGCTCGGCCCCGACTGGACCGTGTGGGCGGAGCCGCCCGCGGCGGGGGCCGGGCCGCTGCCCGTACTCGTCGGCGCGGTTCGGCTGAAGGGGGACGCCGACGTGACGCGGGCGGTCGAGCGGGCGGTGGGCTTCGGGTTCGCGGCGGCGCGGGTGGCGTACAACGCAAAGCACGCCGACCAGATCGAGATCGACGACGAAGTGACTGCGGACGGCCGGGTGACGACGCTGAGCGGCGAGAAAGCGTTCCCGGCGGGGGTACGGCCGGCGTTCGCGGTGAAGGGCGGGTACCTCATTCTGGCCACCACCCCGGACGCGGTCCGCCGCTTCCGCCCGCCGTCGGACGCGGAGCCCCCGGCGGGCGAGGCGGTGATCGCCCGACTCTCGGGGCGGGCGCTGGGGGCGTACTTGGGCGAGCACCGCGACGCACTCGCGCGGGTGCTCGGCGACGCCGACGCCGGCCGCACGTTCGACCAACTGATGGTGCTGCTCGAACCCGTGGAGCGGGCCGACGTGGTGGTCCGCGGGACGGAGACGGGCGTGCGGTTGGCCGTGCGGATCCGGCCGGTGCGGCCGCTGAAGTGA
- a CDS encoding anti-sigma factor family protein — translation MPAPLPIADCDRVGSAIQAVLDGHRPDFDADAHVLTCAACRARVAEARVLLAALAVPPEPIAVPPGFADGVLAAVRADRPEPSSRRLLATAGAGFAVAASLLVAAWLLNSTADRQVVVEATRSAPPVRVSAELAKAGDAFRESSRPLTEPAAAAPKVLASIADAMFPPMPTPAGDTVAPAAASIAELPAAARTGLEPVAGTTQKAFSRLLRDVNVFSSSARPKS, via the coding sequence ATGCCCGCCCCGCTTCCGATCGCCGACTGCGACCGCGTCGGCTCGGCGATTCAAGCCGTGCTCGACGGCCACCGCCCCGACTTCGACGCCGACGCCCACGTGCTCACGTGCGCCGCTTGCCGGGCGCGCGTGGCCGAAGCGCGGGTACTGCTCGCGGCGCTGGCAGTGCCGCCGGAACCGATCGCGGTGCCGCCCGGGTTCGCAGACGGCGTTCTGGCGGCCGTCCGTGCCGACCGCCCGGAACCGAGCAGCCGACGGTTGCTGGCAACGGCTGGTGCCGGGTTCGCGGTCGCCGCGTCGCTGCTGGTCGCCGCGTGGCTGCTCAATTCAACTGCCGATCGACAGGTGGTCGTCGAGGCGACGCGGTCCGCGCCGCCGGTGCGGGTGTCGGCCGAGTTGGCGAAGGCGGGTGACGCGTTCCGCGAGTCGTCGCGGCCGCTGACCGAGCCCGCGGCCGCGGCGCCGAAGGTGCTCGCGTCGATCGCCGACGCCATGTTCCCGCCGATGCCGACGCCGGCGGGTGACACCGTGGCCCCCGCCGCGGCGTCGATCGCCGAGCTTCCCGCCGCCGCCCGCACGGGCCTCGAACCGGTCGCCGGCACGACACAGAAGGCGTTCAGCCGGCTGCTCCGCGACGTGAACGTGTTCTCGTCGTCGGCCCGCCCCAAGTCCTGA
- a CDS encoding RNA polymerase sigma factor, translating to MSDAALVRRCLAGDPAAERALVERFQADVFGLCTRLLGSPHDAEDVGQEVFLRVFRSLRRWDESRPLRPWILGIAVNRCRTWAAKRAKGPELADYLHETADHRPEDDSGELTAELRAAVDALRPDYRAVFVLFHEHARPYEEIAEAVGRPVGTVKTWLHRARLELMERLRTRGLVPDDAPTRPTG from the coding sequence GTGTCCGACGCCGCCCTGGTCCGACGGTGCCTCGCCGGCGACCCCGCCGCCGAGCGCGCGTTGGTCGAGCGGTTCCAGGCGGACGTGTTCGGCCTCTGCACGCGGCTGCTCGGCAGCCCGCACGACGCCGAAGACGTGGGGCAGGAGGTGTTCCTCCGCGTGTTCCGCAGCCTCCGGCGGTGGGACGAGTCGCGGCCGCTGCGGCCGTGGATTCTCGGCATCGCCGTGAACCGCTGCCGCACCTGGGCCGCGAAGCGGGCAAAGGGGCCGGAGCTGGCCGACTACCTCCACGAGACGGCCGACCACCGCCCCGAGGACGACAGCGGCGAACTCACCGCCGAACTTCGCGCCGCGGTCGACGCCCTGCGGCCGGACTACCGGGCGGTGTTCGTGTTGTTCCACGAGCACGCCCGGCCGTACGAGGAGATCGCGGAGGCCGTGGGTCGGCCGGTCGGCACCGTGAAGACGTGGCTGCACCGCGCCCGCCTCGAACTGATGGAACGCCTCCGCACCCGCGGCCTGGTCCCCGACGACGCCCCGACACGCCCGACCGGGTGA
- a CDS encoding peptidylprolyl isomerase — translation MLAYRLAAACILLTLGAATAMSQPGANPVVVIDTSMGAVKVELYPDKAPLTVKNFLDYVDAKHYDGTIFHRVIGKENSGKDFMIQGGGFDAAMKEKPTKGGVKNEAGNGLTNARGTLAMARTPDPDSATAQFFVNVGDNKFLDRGQADPSGYTVFGRVVEGMAVVDRIKAVKTGRKGRYDDVPVEDVTIKSIRRADKK, via the coding sequence ATGCTCGCGTACAGGCTCGCCGCCGCCTGCATTCTCCTCACCCTCGGAGCCGCCACCGCCATGTCGCAGCCCGGCGCCAACCCGGTCGTCGTCATCGACACCAGCATGGGCGCGGTCAAGGTCGAGCTGTACCCCGACAAGGCGCCGCTCACCGTCAAGAACTTCCTCGACTACGTCGACGCCAAGCATTACGACGGCACGATCTTCCACCGCGTCATCGGTAAGGAGAACAGCGGCAAGGACTTCATGATCCAGGGCGGCGGGTTCGACGCCGCCATGAAGGAGAAGCCGACCAAAGGCGGCGTCAAGAACGAGGCCGGGAACGGCCTCACCAACGCCCGCGGCACCCTCGCCATGGCCCGCACCCCCGACCCCGACTCGGCCACCGCCCAGTTCTTCGTCAACGTCGGCGACAACAAGTTCCTCGACCGCGGCCAGGCCGACCCGTCCGGGTACACGGTGTTCGGCCGAGTCGTCGAGGGGATGGCCGTCGTGGACCGCATCAAGGCCGTGAAGACCGGCCGGAAGGGTCGGTACGACGACGTGCCGGTCGAGGACGTGACGATCAAGTCGATCCGCCGGGCGGACAAGAAGTAG
- the fusA gene encoding elongation factor G, which translates to MLDKVRNIGIMAHVDAGKTTTTERILYYSGTKHKVGDVDDGDTTTDFDPLERQKGITINSAAVSIDWADRSGGDIAINIIDTPGHVDFTAEVERSLRVLDGAVGVFCAKGGVEVQSETVWRQATKYKVPRVAYVNKLDRMGADFWACVEQMKTKLHANPVVVTIPAGQDSALEGIVDLIEMKLITRDLTDPTNRKFFTVDVPEKYKAEAEKRREQMLDGLSAASDEVTELILDGKEVPIPMIRAALRKGTLENVFTPVHCGSSKMFHGVQHLLDLVVDCLPSPLDRPPVDGVHPKTKEALKRAPDAKEPMSALAFKTVAESNGDLVYIRVYSGEMKPGETYLNVINGKKERIARFYRMMGDKRISLEKAGPGDIVAAMGLADTFTGNTLCDVDQPIALEAIQFPKPVISQALTFAKTLDAGKVGEALNRLVRDDPTLKTHTDEETKDTIISGMGELHLEISIEKLKRAVGVAQEDTKQITLGRPRVAYRQCLAKMVDFQYKFAKQTGGRGKFAVIDVKFSPLTPEQIEEKVKEIEELGDPKIKPDPNNVYFVNSISQGAIPKEYIPSVEEGLREASKKGYKYPFPFVDLEFDLHFGKYHDVDSSQDAFYLCALECFREAESKAGIQLLEPIMKVVVVSPKDYQGQISGNIASKRGIIEETSEDKGVAQVMAKIPLANLFGYTSDLRSATKGQASFSMEFSHYAPVSVELADLPKPDAKK; encoded by the coding sequence ATGCTCGACAAAGTACGCAACATCGGGATCATGGCGCACGTGGACGCGGGTAAAACCACCACCACGGAGCGGATCCTGTACTACAGCGGCACCAAGCACAAGGTCGGCGACGTCGACGACGGGGACACCACGACCGACTTCGACCCGCTCGAGCGCCAGAAGGGCATCACGATCAACTCGGCGGCCGTGTCCATCGACTGGGCCGACCGGTCCGGCGGCGACATCGCCATCAACATCATCGACACCCCCGGCCACGTGGACTTCACGGCCGAGGTCGAGCGGAGCCTGCGCGTCCTGGACGGCGCCGTCGGCGTGTTCTGCGCCAAGGGCGGCGTCGAAGTGCAGAGCGAGACCGTGTGGCGGCAGGCCACCAAGTACAAGGTGCCGCGCGTCGCCTACGTCAACAAGCTCGACCGCATGGGGGCCGACTTCTGGGCCTGCGTCGAGCAGATGAAGACGAAGCTCCACGCCAACCCGGTCGTGGTCACGATCCCCGCCGGACAGGACTCGGCGCTCGAGGGGATCGTGGACCTGATCGAGATGAAGCTGATCACCCGCGACCTGACCGACCCGACGAACCGGAAGTTCTTCACGGTGGACGTGCCGGAGAAGTACAAGGCCGAGGCCGAGAAGCGCCGCGAGCAGATGCTCGACGGCCTCTCCGCCGCGTCCGACGAGGTCACCGAACTGATCCTCGACGGCAAGGAGGTGCCGATCCCGATGATCCGCGCCGCGCTCCGCAAGGGGACGCTGGAGAACGTTTTCACGCCCGTCCACTGCGGCAGCAGCAAGATGTTCCACGGCGTGCAGCACCTGCTCGACCTCGTGGTGGACTGCCTGCCGAGCCCGCTCGACCGGCCGCCGGTGGACGGCGTACACCCGAAGACAAAGGAGGCGTTGAAGCGCGCCCCGGACGCCAAGGAGCCGATGAGCGCCCTAGCGTTCAAGACCGTCGCCGAGAGCAACGGCGACCTGGTCTACATCCGCGTCTACAGCGGCGAGATGAAGCCGGGCGAGACGTACCTGAACGTCATCAACGGCAAGAAGGAGCGCATCGCCCGCTTCTACCGGATGATGGGCGACAAGCGCATCTCGCTGGAGAAGGCCGGCCCCGGCGACATCGTGGCCGCGATGGGCCTGGCGGACACGTTCACGGGGAACACCCTGTGCGATGTTGACCAGCCGATCGCGCTGGAGGCCATCCAGTTCCCGAAGCCGGTGATCTCGCAGGCGCTGACTTTCGCCAAGACGCTCGACGCCGGCAAGGTGGGTGAGGCGCTGAACCGCCTCGTGCGCGACGACCCCACGCTGAAGACGCACACCGACGAGGAGACGAAGGACACGATCATCAGCGGGATGGGCGAGCTCCACCTGGAAATCTCGATCGAGAAGCTGAAGCGCGCCGTCGGCGTGGCCCAGGAGGACACGAAGCAGATCACCCTGGGCCGGCCGCGGGTGGCGTACCGGCAGTGCCTGGCGAAGATGGTGGACTTCCAGTACAAGTTCGCCAAGCAGACCGGCGGCCGCGGCAAGTTCGCCGTCATCGACGTGAAGTTCTCGCCGCTGACGCCGGAGCAGATCGAGGAGAAGGTGAAGGAGATCGAGGAGCTGGGCGACCCGAAGATCAAGCCGGACCCGAACAACGTGTACTTCGTGAACAGCATCAGCCAGGGGGCGATCCCGAAGGAGTACATCCCGAGCGTCGAGGAAGGTCTGCGGGAGGCGTCGAAGAAGGGGTACAAGTACCCGTTCCCGTTCGTCGACCTGGAGTTCGACCTCCACTTCGGCAAGTACCACGACGTGGACTCGTCGCAGGACGCGTTCTACCTGTGCGCCCTGGAGTGCTTCCGCGAGGCCGAGAGCAAGGCCGGCATCCAGCTGCTGGAGCCGATCATGAAGGTGGTGGTGGTGAGCCCGAAGGACTACCAGGGGCAGATCAGCGGGAACATCGCGTCGAAGCGCGGCATCATCGAGGAGACGAGCGAGGACAAGGGCGTGGCCCAGGTGATGGCGAAGATCCCGCTGGCGAACCTGTTCGGGTACACCAGCGACCTCCGCAGCGCTACGAAGGGCCAGGCGAGCTTCAGCATGGAGTTCAGCCACTACGCCCCAGTGTCGGTGGAACTGGCCGACCTGCCGAAGCCCGACGCGAAGAAGTAA
- a CDS encoding DUF1549 domain-containing protein: protein MNRLTLARAAAAGGLLAALAVGTAAQQPAAKSEVPTGPAALQVVKINEYIQKGYESAGIKRPADKATDHEFCRRVFIDLIGRIPSIEEVVDFERDKSSDKRVKLVRRLMHDSDYQPKNLNGVPAFSEYLDGNGKKQKEALKFNYKQEYADHWAEIWTVWLMSRSGHQTYRDQMRVWLEEKFAKDTNHKEIVTRLLTATGQVGGGLPTTEKGWTFKESYAANFLVHHLGDPVKDDKDSGDVNEKIEDGAFDAVPITSRSTKLFLGLQTQCVQCHDHPFNKEWVQKDYWGVNAFFRQTVRSATPSGPPVGNNAKMANATSVTLTDDPSLNPKMIVKYDKRNGARDGTFPVMLKDYDAALNGLKSTKMLAGTPEGGKTRRAQLAEWMTTHDNFGKAYANRMWAHFFGRGLNKEPSADDFGSNNEIVHPELLQYLGDEFVKYGHNQKALMEWICTSDAYSLSHVAKKEYSDMKYEPYFARMPLKAMSPEVLFESLMTATSPRKLTPAAKNARMDARDAWMRKLVRQFGDDEGNELSFNGTIVQALLMMNGAELNNEIGTGRGAAQQNIVRDLLGKNGAAPVRMYDDLFLLTLSRHPTPAEVARLEEVRAGKAAVSLGPPTAAPKGKGPAPKGGGPVAYASGAAPGDENFYRDVLWALLNTNEFMINH from the coding sequence ATGAACCGCCTCACCCTCGCCCGCGCAGCCGCCGCGGGCGGGCTCCTCGCCGCCCTCGCCGTCGGCACCGCCGCCCAGCAGCCGGCCGCGAAGTCCGAGGTGCCGACCGGCCCCGCCGCCCTCCAGGTGGTGAAGATCAACGAGTACATCCAGAAGGGCTACGAGTCGGCCGGGATCAAGCGGCCGGCCGACAAGGCCACCGACCACGAGTTCTGCCGCCGGGTGTTCATCGACCTGATCGGTCGCATCCCGAGCATCGAGGAGGTCGTCGACTTCGAGCGGGACAAGAGTTCCGACAAGCGGGTGAAGCTGGTCCGCCGGCTCATGCACGACAGCGACTACCAGCCGAAGAACCTCAACGGCGTGCCGGCGTTCAGCGAGTACCTCGACGGCAACGGCAAGAAGCAGAAGGAAGCCCTGAAGTTCAACTACAAGCAGGAGTACGCTGACCACTGGGCCGAAATCTGGACCGTGTGGCTGATGTCCCGCAGCGGGCACCAGACGTACCGCGACCAGATGCGCGTGTGGCTGGAGGAGAAGTTCGCCAAGGACACGAACCACAAGGAGATCGTCACCCGCCTCCTGACGGCAACCGGGCAGGTCGGCGGCGGCCTCCCCACCACCGAGAAGGGGTGGACGTTCAAGGAGAGCTACGCCGCGAACTTCCTGGTCCACCACCTCGGCGACCCGGTAAAGGACGACAAGGACAGCGGCGACGTGAACGAGAAGATCGAGGACGGGGCGTTCGACGCCGTGCCGATCACGTCGCGGTCCACCAAGCTGTTCCTCGGCCTCCAGACGCAGTGCGTCCAGTGCCACGACCACCCGTTCAACAAGGAATGGGTGCAGAAGGACTACTGGGGCGTGAACGCCTTCTTCCGCCAGACCGTCCGCAGCGCCACGCCGAGCGGCCCGCCGGTCGGCAACAACGCGAAGATGGCCAACGCCACGTCCGTGACGCTGACCGACGACCCGTCGCTGAACCCGAAGATGATCGTGAAGTACGACAAGCGGAACGGCGCCCGCGACGGCACCTTCCCGGTCATGCTCAAGGACTACGACGCGGCCCTGAACGGCCTGAAGTCCACGAAGATGCTCGCCGGCACGCCCGAGGGCGGCAAGACGCGGCGCGCCCAGCTCGCCGAGTGGATGACGACGCACGACAACTTCGGCAAGGCGTACGCCAACCGGATGTGGGCGCACTTCTTCGGCCGCGGCCTGAACAAGGAGCCGTCGGCCGACGACTTCGGCAGCAACAACGAGATCGTCCACCCCGAGCTGTTGCAGTACCTCGGCGACGAGTTCGTGAAGTACGGGCACAACCAGAAGGCGCTGATGGAGTGGATCTGCACCAGCGACGCGTACTCGCTGAGCCACGTGGCGAAGAAGGAGTATTCGGACATGAAGTACGAGCCGTACTTCGCCCGGATGCCGCTGAAGGCCATGTCGCCGGAGGTGCTGTTCGAGTCGCTGATGACGGCGACGAGCCCGCGGAAGCTGACGCCGGCCGCGAAGAACGCCCGGATGGACGCCCGCGACGCCTGGATGCGGAAGCTGGTCCGCCAGTTCGGCGACGACGAGGGGAACGAGCTGAGCTTCAACGGCACGATCGTGCAGGCGCTGCTAATGATGAACGGGGCCGAGTTGAACAACGAGATCGGCACCGGCCGCGGCGCCGCGCAGCAGAACATCGTCCGCGACCTGCTCGGGAAGAACGGCGCGGCCCCGGTCCGGATGTACGACGACCTGTTCCTGCTAACTCTAAGCCGCCATCCGACGCCCGCCGAGGTCGCACGGCTGGAGGAAGTTCGGGCCGGCAAGGCGGCCGTGTCGCTCGGGCCGCCCACGGCCGCACCGAAGGGTAAGGGTCCGGCCCCGAAGGGCGGCGGGCCGGTCGCGTACGCCTCGGGCGCGGCCCCCGGCGACGAGAACTTCTACCGCGACGTGCTCTGGGCGTTGCTGAACACGAACGAGTTCATGATCAACCACTAA
- a CDS encoding SH3 domain-containing protein yields MRRAALAGFVLAALPASAVAQTLPYRAVVADPEVTLYAGPSDRFPNTGRLARGTELVVHEDAGNGWVAVQAPRSVSWVPMALVDYDPSRKAPQDVTTQAEVTLAPGKVGLAQPLAEVRRVSVPAGTILTVIGDKAAFDGKSWYPVLPVPGDYRYVPKSAVHAAGPANTSFVVRDTAPPGLPAVTPPASSGVLPAAAVGTEPASKAGSNHPLWAQADAAEKDGRFEDAERLFFQLARLMNEPNGDHDLANLCYTRIHGIRERRRTGSTGVTAPAVSIPGPGRATDLPKEDRPTLLPPVGNTGKAPPPAVTPQPKDSAADAAPRWSGVGMLTRSALALDGRRTYALESSPGVVRTYVVGGPGVDLDRYANRRVDVYGATLTRRDLSKPYIVATDVNPNP; encoded by the coding sequence ATGCGCCGCGCCGCCCTGGCCGGGTTCGTTCTGGCCGCCCTGCCGGCCTCTGCCGTCGCCCAGACGCTGCCGTACCGGGCGGTCGTCGCCGACCCGGAGGTGACGCTCTACGCCGGCCCCAGCGACCGCTTCCCGAACACCGGCCGCCTCGCCCGCGGCACCGAACTCGTCGTCCACGAGGACGCCGGCAACGGTTGGGTCGCCGTCCAGGCACCGCGGTCCGTCAGCTGGGTGCCCATGGCCCTCGTGGACTACGACCCGTCGCGGAAGGCCCCGCAGGACGTGACGACGCAGGCCGAGGTCACACTCGCGCCGGGGAAGGTGGGGCTGGCGCAGCCGCTGGCCGAGGTCCGCCGCGTCAGCGTGCCGGCCGGGACGATCCTGACGGTGATCGGCGACAAGGCCGCGTTCGACGGCAAGAGTTGGTATCCGGTGCTGCCGGTGCCCGGCGACTACCGGTACGTGCCGAAGTCGGCGGTCCACGCGGCCGGGCCGGCAAACACCAGCTTCGTCGTCCGCGACACCGCCCCGCCGGGCCTGCCAGCGGTAACGCCGCCGGCGTCGAGCGGCGTGCTCCCCGCAGCCGCGGTCGGGACGGAGCCGGCGTCGAAGGCGGGAAGCAACCACCCGTTGTGGGCGCAGGCCGACGCGGCCGAGAAGGACGGCCGGTTCGAGGACGCAGAGCGGCTCTTCTTCCAGCTGGCCCGGCTCATGAACGAGCCGAACGGCGACCACGACTTGGCGAACCTGTGCTACACGCGCATCCACGGTATCCGCGAGCGGCGGCGGACCGGCAGCACCGGCGTCACAGCACCCGCGGTTTCGATCCCGGGTCCCGGGCGCGCGACGGACCTGCCGAAAGAGGACCGGCCGACGCTGCTGCCGCCGGTCGGCAACACCGGCAAGGCGCCCCCGCCGGCAGTGACGCCGCAGCCGAAGGATTCGGCCGCGGACGCGGCGCCGCGCTGGTCGGGCGTCGGCATGCTGACGCGGTCGGCGCTGGCGCTGGATGGCCGGCGGACGTACGCGTTGGAGTCGTCGCCGGGCGTGGTGCGGACTTACGTGGTGGGCGGTCCCGGCGTCGATCTGGACCGGTACGCGAACCGCCGGGTGGACGTGTACGGCGCGACGCTTACGCGGCGCGACCTGTCGAAGCCGTACATCGTGGCGACGGACGTGAACCCGAACCCGTAG
- the deoC gene encoding deoxyribose-phosphate aldolase, whose protein sequence is MPTLAELAKMFDHSLLQPHLTDADLEAGCALAAEYKVASVCIKPYAVPLAAKLLAGTGVFVSTTIGFPHGGHLTKVKVFESEAAMDDGAVELDMVVNVGKVLSGDYGYVAADVTAVVDAAHRRGAKVKVIFENALLKDEHKKELCRICGDAGADWVKTSTGYAESGATIDDLKLMRAFSPPHVQVKAAGGVRSFDTLMAVREVGVTRVGATATKAILEDARAKLGL, encoded by the coding sequence ATGCCGACGCTCGCCGAACTGGCCAAGATGTTTGACCACTCGCTCCTCCAACCGCACCTTACCGACGCCGACCTGGAAGCCGGCTGCGCCCTCGCCGCCGAGTACAAGGTGGCGTCGGTGTGCATCAAGCCCTACGCCGTGCCGCTGGCCGCGAAGCTCCTGGCCGGCACCGGGGTTTTCGTCAGCACCACCATCGGCTTTCCGCACGGCGGCCACCTCACCAAGGTGAAGGTGTTCGAGAGCGAGGCCGCAATGGACGACGGGGCCGTCGAGCTCGACATGGTCGTGAACGTCGGCAAGGTGCTGAGCGGCGACTACGGCTACGTGGCGGCCGACGTAACGGCCGTGGTCGACGCCGCGCACCGGCGCGGGGCCAAGGTGAAGGTGATCTTCGAGAACGCGCTGCTGAAGGACGAGCACAAGAAGGAACTGTGCCGCATCTGCGGCGACGCCGGGGCCGACTGGGTGAAGACAAGCACCGGCTACGCCGAGAGCGGCGCGACGATTGACGACCTGAAGCTGATGCGCGCCTTCAGCCCGCCGCACGTGCAGGTGAAGGCCGCCGGCGGCGTGCGATCGTTCGACACGCTGATGGCCGTGCGCGAGGTGGGCGTAACGCGGGTGGGGGCGACGGCGACGAAGGCGATTCTGGAAGACGCGCGGGCGAAGTTAGGGCTTTGA